A single region of the Aquarana catesbeiana isolate 2022-GZ linkage group LG07, ASM4218655v1, whole genome shotgun sequence genome encodes:
- the LOC141102312 gene encoding olfactory receptor 1G1-like produces the protein MRNVTEITYFTLVGLSDNPQTMNVLFVLFLLIYLMTLITNVLIFLLVLTDYNLHNPMYFFLANLAFLDMCYSSVTAPRMLFDLVTRSRSIYIPACIAQTFFYLCFACSEIFLLSVMSYDRYIAICHPLHYKLMMSWKVCAHMASLSWVAGWSLSLVYILFLLRLSFCRAASIHSFFCDLPHLFQITCTDPFINIIVVFVAGGGLGLGAFLLTFIPYVFIFRTILRIRSKTGKMKAFSTCTSHLTVVFIFFGSIIFIYFVPSSSNMVNLNKLFSVTSALINPLLNPLIYSLRNKDLMEALIKFFYHLRLIKTSF, from the coding sequence atgaggAATGTGACAGAGATTACGTATTTTACTCTTGTGGGTCTATCAGACAATCCACAGACCATGAATGTACTTTTTGTGCTCTTCCTTCTGATCTATCTGATGACTCTTATTACAAACgttcttatttttttattggtcCTCACTGACTACAATCTGCACaacccaatgtatttttttcttgccaACTTGGCTTTTCTGGACATGTGCTATTCATCAGTGACGGCACCAAGGATGCTCTTTGATTTGGTCACAAGAAGCCGATCAATATACATTCCTGCCTGTATAGCCCAAACCTTTTTCTACCTCTGCTTTGCTTGCTCAGAAATTTTCTTGCTCTCAGTCATGTCCTACGACCGCTACATTGCCATCTGCCACCCTCTACATTACAAACTAATGATGTCTTGGAAGGTCTGCGCTCATATGGCGTCTCTGTCCTGGGTTGCAGGATGGTCTCTCTCTttggtttatattttatttttgctcagGTTGTCCTTCTGCAGAGCAGCTTCCATCCACAGCTTCTTTTGTGATCTTCCACACTTATTTCAAATTACATGTACTGATCCCTTCATAAACATTATAGTCGTATTTGTAGCAGGCGGTGGTCTTGGATTGGGAGCCTTTCTTTTGACCTTTATTCCCTATGTCTTTATTTTCAGGACCATCCTTAGAATCCGTAGCAAGACTGGAAAgatgaaagcattctccacctgcACATCACACCTCACCGTGGTCTTCATCTTTTTTGGCTCCatcatttttatttactttgttcCCTCCTCAAGCAATATGGTCAATTTAAACAAACTGTTTTCAGTCACATCTGCTCTCATTAACCCATTGCTGAATCCTCTGATCTACAGCCTGAGGAACAAGGACCTTATGGAGGCACTTATAAAGTTTTTTTATCACTTAAGGTTAATCAAGACTTCATTCTAA